Proteins found in one Gordonia sp. PDNC005 genomic segment:
- the rpmC gene encoding 50S ribosomal protein L29, translating into MALGIAAAELRELSDTDLVDRLKESKEELFNLRFQMATGQLDNNRRLRTVRREIARVYTVMRERELGLASGPEGEDA; encoded by the coding sequence ATGGCACTCGGAATCGCTGCTGCTGAGCTCCGCGAGCTCAGCGACACCGATCTGGTCGACCGCCTGAAGGAGTCGAAGGAAGAGCTCTTCAACCTTCGCTTCCAGATGGCAACCGGCCAGCTCGACAACAATCGACGTCTGCGCACCGTGCGTCGCGAGATCGCACGTGTGTACACCGTCATGCGCGAGCGTGAACTGGGCTTGGCGTCCGGACCGGAAGGTGAAGACGCATGA
- the rplP gene encoding 50S ribosomal protein L16, whose translation MLIPRRVKHRKQHHPSLKGQASGGTKVTFGDYGIQALEGAYITNRQIESARIAINRHIKRGGKVWINIFPDRPITKKPAETRMGSGKGSPEWWVAPVKPGRVLFEMTYPNEETAREALRRAQHKLPMKTRIVTREEQF comes from the coding sequence ATGTTGATCCCTCGTCGGGTCAAGCACCGCAAGCAGCACCACCCCAGCCTGAAGGGTCAGGCGTCGGGCGGAACCAAGGTCACCTTCGGTGACTACGGCATCCAGGCGCTCGAAGGTGCATACATCACCAACCGTCAGATCGAGTCCGCTCGTATCGCGATCAACCGCCACATCAAGCGTGGCGGCAAGGTCTGGATCAACATCTTCCCGGACCGTCCGATCACGAAGAAGCCCGCCGAGACCCGCATGGGTTCCGGTAAGGGTTCGCCCGAGTGGTGGGTGGCCCCGGTCAAGCCGGGCCGCGTGCTGTTCGAGATGACCTACCCCAATGAGGAGACCGCTCGCGAGGCCCTGCGTCGCGCACAGCACAAGCTCCCCATGAAGACCCGGATCGTGACCAGAGAGGAGCAGTTCTGA
- the rpsC gene encoding 30S ribosomal protein S3, with the protein MGQKINPHGFRLGITTDWSSRWYADKQYAEYVKEDVAVRKLLSTGLERAGISKVEIERTRDRVRVDIHTARPGIVIGRRGAEADRIRGDLEKLTGKQVQLNILEVKNPEADAQLVAQGVAEQLSNRVAFRRAMRKAIQSAMRQPGVKGIRVQCSGRLGGAEMSRKEFYREGRVPLHTLRADIDYGLYEAKTTFGRIGVKVWIYKGDVVGGRRELAAAAPAEDRRPRRPSRPRRSGASGTTATGTEAGRNAAAEASAADAPAPAQAENQEG; encoded by the coding sequence GTGGGCCAGAAGATCAACCCGCACGGCTTCCGGCTGGGCATCACCACCGACTGGAGCTCGCGTTGGTACGCCGACAAGCAGTACGCGGAGTACGTCAAGGAAGACGTCGCCGTCCGCAAGCTGCTGAGCACCGGCCTCGAGCGCGCAGGCATCTCGAAGGTTGAGATCGAGCGCACCCGTGACCGCGTCCGCGTCGACATCCACACCGCCCGTCCGGGCATCGTCATCGGTCGCCGCGGCGCCGAGGCCGATCGCATCCGTGGCGACCTGGAGAAGCTCACCGGCAAGCAGGTTCAGCTGAACATCCTCGAGGTCAAGAACCCCGAGGCCGACGCACAGCTCGTGGCGCAGGGCGTTGCCGAGCAGCTCAGCAACCGCGTGGCGTTCCGCCGCGCGATGCGCAAGGCCATTCAGTCGGCCATGCGTCAGCCGGGCGTCAAGGGCATCCGTGTCCAGTGCTCGGGCCGTCTCGGCGGAGCTGAGATGAGCCGCAAGGAGTTCTACCGCGAGGGACGCGTGCCGCTGCATACGCTGCGCGCCGACATCGACTACGGACTCTACGAGGCCAAGACCACCTTCGGCCGTATCGGCGTGAAGGTGTGGATCTACAAGGGTGACGTCGTCGGTGGTCGTCGTGAGCTGGCTGCGGCCGCTCCGGCAGAGGACCGTCGTCCCCGTCGTCCCAGCCGTCCGCGTCGCAGCGGTGCCTCGGGCACCACGGCGACCGGCACCGAGGCCGGCCGCAACGCGGCCGCCGAGGCTTCGGCTGCCGATGCGCCTGCGCCTGCGCAGGCAGAGAACCAGGAGGGCTAG
- the rplV gene encoding 50S ribosomal protein L22 produces the protein MTTETDNAVQTARATAKFVRVTPMKARRVIDLVRGKNVDEALDILRFAPQAASEPVYKVLASAIANAENNQGQDRRTLIVSEAFADEGPTLKRFQPRAQGRAFRIRKRTSHITVVVSAAENGGRARSRQQKKKGA, from the coding sequence ATGACTACTGAAACCGATAACGCAGTGCAGACCGCTCGCGCGACAGCGAAGTTCGTTCGCGTCACGCCGATGAAGGCTCGTCGAGTCATCGACCTCGTCCGCGGCAAGAACGTCGACGAGGCTCTGGACATCCTGCGGTTCGCACCGCAGGCTGCCAGCGAGCCCGTGTACAAGGTGCTCGCCAGTGCGATCGCCAACGCGGAGAACAACCAGGGCCAGGATCGTCGCACCCTGATCGTCTCGGAGGCATTCGCCGACGAGGGCCCGACCCTGAAGCGGTTCCAGCCGCGCGCCCAGGGCCGTGCGTTCCGCATCCGTAAGCGCACCAGCCACATCACCGTGGTCGTGTCCGCAGCGGAGAACGGCGGACGTGCTCGTTCGCGCCAGCAGAAGAAGAAGGGAGCCTAA
- the rpsS gene encoding 30S ribosomal protein S19 — protein MPRSLKKGPFVDDHLLKKVDVQNEKGTKQVIKTWSRRSTIIPDFIGHTFAVHDGRKHVPVFVSDSMVGHKLGEFAPTRTFKGHIKDDRKAKRR, from the coding sequence ATGCCACGCAGCCTCAAGAAGGGCCCGTTCGTCGACGACCACCTCCTGAAGAAGGTGGATGTGCAGAACGAGAAGGGCACGAAGCAGGTCATCAAGACCTGGTCGCGCCGCTCGACCATCATCCCCGACTTCATCGGTCACACCTTTGCGGTCCACGACGGTCGCAAGCATGTGCCCGTGTTCGTGTCGGACTCGATGGTCGGTCACAAGCTGGGCGAGTTCGCCCCCACCCGTACCTTCAAGGGTCACATCAAGGATGACCGGAAAGCGAAGCGCCGGTAA
- the rplB gene encoding 50S ribosomal protein L2, producing MAIRKYKPTTPGRRGSSGADFSEVTRSHPEKSLVRPLHSTGGRNAHGRITTRHKGGGHKRAYRLIDFRRNDKDGINAKVAHIEYDPNRTARIALLHYLDGEKRYIIAPKNLKQGDIVESGPNADIKPGNNLPLRNIPTGTQIHNVELRPGGGAKMARSAGASIQLLGKEGPYATLRMPSGEIRRVDVRCRATVGEVGNAEQSNINWGKAGRMRWKGKRPTVRGVVMNPVDHPHGGGEGKTSGGRHPVSPWGKPEGRTRKNKASDKLIVRRRRTGKNKR from the coding sequence ATGGCAATTCGTAAGTACAAGCCGACAACGCCGGGCCGTCGTGGTTCGAGTGGCGCCGACTTCTCCGAGGTCACGCGTTCGCACCCCGAGAAGTCTCTGGTGCGTCCGCTCCACAGCACCGGTGGCCGCAACGCCCACGGTCGCATCACCACCCGTCACAAGGGTGGCGGCCACAAGCGTGCCTACCGTCTGATCGACTTCCGTCGTAACGACAAGGACGGCATCAACGCCAAGGTCGCTCACATCGAGTACGACCCGAACCGCACGGCTCGGATCGCACTGCTCCACTACCTCGACGGCGAGAAGCGCTACATCATCGCCCCGAAGAACCTGAAGCAGGGCGACATCGTCGAGTCCGGCCCCAACGCCGACATCAAGCCCGGCAACAACCTGCCGCTGCGCAACATCCCCACCGGTACCCAGATCCACAACGTGGAGCTGCGTCCGGGCGGTGGAGCGAAGATGGCACGTTCGGCCGGTGCGTCGATCCAGCTCCTCGGCAAGGAAGGCCCCTACGCCACGCTGCGTATGCCGTCCGGTGAAATCCGTCGCGTCGACGTGCGCTGCCGCGCAACCGTCGGCGAGGTGGGCAACGCCGAGCAGAGCAACATCAACTGGGGCAAGGCCGGCCGCATGCGCTGGAAGGGCAAGCGTCCCACCGTCCGCGGTGTGGTCATGAACCCGGTCGACCACCCGCACGGTGGTGGCGAGGGCAAGACCTCCGGTGGTCGCCACCCGGTCAGCCCGTGGGGCAAGCCTGAAGGCCGCACCCGCAAGAACAAGGCCAGCGACAAGCTGATCGTCCGCCGCCGCCGTACCGGCAAGAACAAGCGATAA
- the rplW gene encoding 50S ribosomal protein L23 produces MATHANPRDIILAPVISEKAYGLIEDNVYTFLVHPDSNKTQIKIAVQQIFDVKVSSVNTANRQGKRKRTRSGFGKRKNTKRAIVTLSADSKPIEIFGGAVS; encoded by the coding sequence ATGGCTACGCACGCAAACCCGCGTGACATCATCCTGGCGCCGGTGATCTCGGAGAAGGCCTACGGGCTGATCGAAGACAACGTGTACACCTTCCTGGTGCACCCGGATTCGAACAAGACCCAGATCAAGATCGCTGTCCAGCAGATCTTCGACGTCAAGGTCTCCAGCGTCAACACCGCGAACCGACAGGGCAAGCGCAAGCGCACCCGCTCGGGCTTCGGCAAGCGCAAGAACACCAAGCGCGCCATCGTGACGCTGTCCGCTGACAGCAAGCCCATCGAGATCTTCGGAGGAGCGGTCAGCTGA
- the rplD gene encoding 50S ribosomal protein L4 — translation MSTETATKLTLDVRAADGSVAGTAELPAELFDQTANIALMHQVVVAQQAAGRQGTHATKTRAQVSGGGAKPYRQKGTGRARQGSTRAPQFAGGGIVHGPQPRDYTQKVNKKMKVAALRGALSDRARSERIHVITELVPGQTPSTKSARAFLELLSERRKFLVVLTREDQAGWKSIANLPNVLGITADQLNTYDVLDSDEVVFSVETLEAFVDKNKKEA, via the coding sequence GTGAGCACCGAAACCGCAACCAAGTTGACGCTCGACGTCCGCGCAGCAGACGGTTCCGTCGCCGGAACCGCCGAGCTGCCCGCTGAGCTGTTCGATCAGACCGCCAACATCGCACTGATGCACCAGGTCGTCGTCGCACAGCAGGCCGCAGGCCGTCAGGGCACGCACGCGACCAAGACGCGCGCACAGGTCTCGGGCGGCGGCGCAAAGCCGTACCGCCAGAAGGGCACCGGCCGCGCACGCCAGGGCTCGACCCGTGCACCGCAGTTCGCAGGCGGTGGCATCGTCCACGGTCCGCAGCCGCGCGACTACACGCAGAAGGTCAACAAGAAGATGAAGGTCGCCGCTCTGCGTGGCGCCCTGTCGGACCGTGCTCGCAGCGAGCGCATCCACGTCATCACCGAGCTCGTCCCAGGACAGACGCCGTCGACCAAGTCGGCACGCGCCTTCCTCGAGCTGCTGAGCGAGCGTCGCAAGTTCCTCGTCGTCCTGACCCGTGAGGATCAGGCCGGCTGGAAGAGCATCGCGAACCTGCCGAACGTGCTGGGCATCACTGCTGATCAGCTCAACACGTACGACGTCCTCGATTCTGACGAGGTCGTGTTCAGCGTTGAGACGCTGGAAGCGTTCGTCGACAAGAACAAGAAGGAGGCCTAG
- the rplC gene encoding 50S ribosomal protein L3: MSKQNATKGILGTKLGMTQVFDENNRVVPVTVIATGSNVVTQLRTLERDGYTAVQLAYGAIDPRKVTKPVAGQFTKAGVTPRRHLTELRVNDISEFEVGQELGADIFADGIKVDVTGTSKGKGFAGVMKRHGFAGLGASHGVHRVHRAPGSIGGCATPGRVFKGMRMAGRMGSDKVTTQNLTVHKVDAEAGLLLIKGAIPGRKGGVVVVREAVKGGSK, from the coding sequence ATGAGCAAGCAGAACGCAACCAAGGGCATCCTGGGCACCAAGCTCGGCATGACCCAGGTTTTCGACGAGAACAACCGGGTCGTCCCGGTGACCGTTATCGCGACCGGCTCCAATGTCGTCACCCAGCTCCGCACTCTGGAGCGCGACGGCTACACGGCAGTCCAGCTCGCCTACGGCGCCATCGACCCCCGCAAGGTGACCAAGCCCGTCGCGGGCCAGTTCACCAAAGCCGGCGTGACCCCCCGCCGCCACCTCACCGAGCTTCGTGTCAACGACATCTCGGAGTTCGAGGTCGGCCAGGAGCTGGGCGCTGACATCTTTGCCGACGGCATCAAGGTGGACGTGACCGGAACCTCGAAGGGCAAGGGCTTCGCCGGTGTCATGAAGCGTCACGGCTTCGCCGGTCTGGGCGCCAGCCACGGTGTGCACCGCGTGCACCGTGCGCCGGGTTCCATCGGTGGCTGTGCAACCCCCGGTCGCGTGTTCAAGGGCATGCGCATGGCGGGCCGCATGGGCAGCGACAAGGTGACCACGCAGAACCTGACCGTCCACAAGGTGGACGCAGAAGCCGGTCTGCTGTTGATCAAGGGCGCGATCCCCGGCCGCAAGGGCGGCGTCGTGGTGGTCCGCGAGGCAGTGAAGGGTGGCAGCAAGTGA
- the rpsJ gene encoding 30S ribosomal protein S10: protein MAGQKIRIRLKAYDHEAIDASARKIVETVTRTGARVVGPVPLPTEKNVYCVIRSPHKYKDSREHFEMRTHKRLIDILDPTPKTVDALMRIDLPASVDVNIQ from the coding sequence GTGGCGGGACAGAAGATCCGCATCAGGCTCAAGGCCTACGACCACGAAGCGATCGACGCTTCGGCGCGCAAGATCGTGGAGACCGTGACCCGTACGGGTGCACGCGTCGTCGGCCCGGTGCCGTTGCCCACCGAAAAGAACGTGTACTGCGTCATCCGTTCGCCGCATAAGTACAAGGACAGCCGCGAACACTTCGAGATGCGTACACACAAGCGACTCATCGACATCCTCGACCCGACGCCCAAGACGGTTGACGCGCTGATGCGCATCGACCTGCCGGCCAGCGTCGACGTCAACATCCAGTGA
- a CDS encoding type IV toxin-antitoxin system AbiEi family antitoxin domain-containing protein — protein MTIALLLPQDRFGLVRRAAALEAGWTDAMLSAAVRRGELIRVATGVYAIAGVDLDGPEGADRLYRLRSIATVSNARDGGATVLSHQSAAAVHGLPLLKPNRENIHVTSLTRGGGLIRGGRNVHGGHLDEAQLVDVDGIRVTDVVRTAVDVAEAGSFAQALTVFDAALRAGADRASIESELGRRRTKGAREARPAIVVADGRSASVGESWSRAQMIEGGLALPELQVEHAVDGDTFVVDYEWHGRLMAEYDGLHKYGRLLRPGETTARAVIREKRREDRLRRATGLVMVRWVWADLESHRVAAILREWLD, from the coding sequence ATGACGATTGCACTGCTGTTGCCTCAAGACCGATTCGGATTGGTCAGGCGCGCGGCCGCGCTTGAAGCCGGATGGACCGATGCGATGTTGTCCGCGGCGGTTCGGCGGGGAGAACTCATCCGAGTCGCGACCGGCGTGTATGCGATCGCTGGGGTCGACCTCGACGGGCCCGAAGGTGCAGATCGCCTCTACCGCCTGCGCTCGATCGCAACGGTCAGCAACGCGCGGGATGGAGGTGCGACGGTGCTGAGTCATCAATCCGCAGCCGCGGTTCACGGTCTTCCTCTGTTGAAGCCGAATCGTGAGAACATCCACGTGACCTCGTTGACGCGTGGCGGCGGACTGATCCGCGGTGGGCGAAACGTCCACGGTGGACACCTGGACGAAGCTCAGCTCGTCGACGTCGACGGCATTCGAGTCACCGACGTCGTGCGGACTGCCGTCGACGTTGCTGAGGCCGGCTCATTTGCTCAGGCTTTGACTGTGTTCGACGCCGCATTGCGGGCGGGCGCAGACCGCGCGAGCATCGAGTCCGAGCTCGGTCGTCGTCGTACCAAGGGTGCCCGCGAGGCGAGGCCGGCGATTGTCGTAGCTGACGGCCGTTCCGCGTCGGTCGGGGAGTCGTGGAGCCGCGCACAGATGATCGAAGGCGGCCTCGCGTTGCCGGAACTGCAGGTGGAACATGCTGTTGACGGCGACACCTTCGTCGTCGACTACGAGTGGCACGGCCGCTTGATGGCCGAGTACGACGGTCTTCACAAATACGGACGTCTGCTTCGCCCAGGGGAGACGACAGCTCGTGCTGTCATCCGGGAGAAGCGCAGGGAAGACCGACTGCGGAGGGCCACCGGGCTGGTAATGGTCCGGTGGGTATGGGCCGACCTGGAGAGCCACAGAGTCGCCGCGATCCTGCGGGAATGGCTCGACTGA
- a CDS encoding class I SAM-dependent methyltransferase has product MPDDQFDKFMHVHSGLPREAPGSEATLGLLLQLAGDLPGQPRILDVGCGTGPAAVPLAVATGGTVTGIDLHEPFLAGLSERAARAGVADQVTGVAASMDDLPVEPGTVDLLWSEGSAYIIGFDAALRAWRPLLSERGVLVLTECEWLTDTPSDEAREFWAEYEGMRSTTGNVAAAWEAGYRVVATYVLPDADWDEYYGPLAARIDSLRADGFDPDVLDAAAAEIGVRDRNASDFGYTAYVLKPR; this is encoded by the coding sequence GTGCCCGATGATCAGTTCGACAAGTTCATGCACGTCCACTCCGGTCTTCCCCGGGAGGCTCCGGGGTCGGAGGCGACGCTCGGGCTCCTATTGCAATTGGCGGGCGACCTGCCTGGGCAGCCCCGCATCCTCGACGTGGGGTGTGGCACCGGTCCGGCGGCGGTGCCGTTGGCCGTCGCGACCGGCGGCACGGTGACCGGAATTGATCTGCATGAACCGTTCCTCGCCGGACTCTCAGAGCGAGCTGCGCGTGCGGGCGTCGCTGATCAGGTGACCGGCGTCGCCGCATCGATGGACGACCTCCCCGTCGAACCGGGGACCGTCGACCTGCTCTGGTCCGAAGGCTCGGCCTACATCATTGGCTTCGACGCAGCGCTCCGCGCCTGGCGTCCGCTGCTGTCCGAACGTGGCGTCCTCGTCCTGACCGAATGCGAATGGCTCACCGACACTCCGTCGGACGAGGCCCGCGAGTTCTGGGCAGAGTACGAAGGCATGCGGTCGACGACTGGCAACGTCGCTGCGGCGTGGGAGGCTGGCTATCGGGTGGTCGCGACCTACGTCCTCCCCGACGCCGACTGGGACGAGTACTACGGCCCCCTCGCCGCACGCATCGACTCTCTCCGCGCCGACGGCTTCGATCCCGACGTTCTCGACGCCGCTGCGGCCGAGATCGGTGTCCGCGACCGCAATGCCTCCGACTTCGGCTACACCGCCTACGTCCTGAAACCGAGGTAG
- a CDS encoding hotdog fold domain-containing protein: MSETPSNTHRDSATYALRRKLPDNRLGDALFSLGMIARVPYFGTILPLVEEMEPGYCRVTAPKWFGVHNHIGTFHAIAACNLAETAMGMLMEASVPTSHRWIPKAMNTQYLTKANTRLTAHAEFAEPVDFSTITEGTDVVVSIRILDKESTEVVHCDITTWVTPA, translated from the coding sequence ATGAGTGAGACCCCGAGTAACACACACCGCGACAGCGCAACGTACGCGCTTCGCCGCAAGCTGCCCGACAACCGACTCGGAGACGCCCTGTTCTCCCTCGGGATGATCGCGCGAGTCCCCTACTTCGGGACGATCCTCCCGCTCGTCGAGGAGATGGAGCCCGGATACTGCCGGGTGACCGCGCCGAAATGGTTCGGCGTCCACAACCACATCGGCACGTTCCACGCCATCGCCGCCTGCAACCTCGCCGAGACCGCGATGGGCATGCTGATGGAGGCGTCCGTCCCGACATCGCACCGGTGGATACCCAAGGCGATGAACACTCAGTACCTGACGAAGGCGAACACGCGGCTCACCGCGCACGCCGAGTTCGCCGAGCCCGTCGACTTCTCGACGATCACCGAGGGAACCGACGTCGTCGTGTCGATCCGCATCCTCGACAAGGAGTCGACCGAGGTGGTCCATTGCGACATCACGACGTGGGTCACGCCGGCCTGA
- a CDS encoding thioredoxin domain-containing protein has translation MAGTSRARLVLILAAVVFLSSCSTDGRPVRAANEPFGGDDQTTSTTDAPGDDESPAKNGEAFRVFAGTGAPKVTVTVIADLACPACKVFESTFGPVLDAYRGDPDVAVDYRVISFLDRMSSDRYSSRAANASHCVWHAAEATPAHTQDWREFQSIMFENQPPEGGPGLSTTQLAQFATTAGMPSANRCILESKRSSDVSAVTRAVTNDPTFQGTPTVKINGDTYTPTTPTALKSAIDQAKRN, from the coding sequence ATGGCCGGAACCTCACGTGCCCGATTGGTCCTCATCCTCGCAGCCGTCGTGTTCCTCAGCTCGTGCTCGACAGACGGCAGGCCGGTTCGGGCAGCGAACGAGCCCTTCGGCGGAGACGATCAGACGACGTCGACCACCGACGCCCCAGGCGACGACGAGTCACCGGCAAAGAACGGCGAGGCCTTCCGGGTCTTCGCCGGCACCGGGGCGCCGAAGGTGACAGTGACGGTGATCGCCGACCTCGCATGCCCGGCATGCAAGGTATTCGAATCGACGTTCGGCCCGGTCCTCGACGCCTACCGCGGCGATCCCGACGTTGCCGTCGACTACCGGGTCATCTCGTTTCTCGACCGGATGTCATCGGACAGGTACTCCTCGCGTGCCGCGAACGCCTCGCACTGCGTGTGGCACGCCGCGGAGGCGACACCAGCGCACACCCAGGATTGGCGCGAGTTCCAGAGCATCATGTTCGAGAACCAGCCGCCTGAAGGCGGTCCGGGACTGTCCACCACACAGTTGGCCCAGTTCGCCACGACCGCGGGAATGCCGTCTGCCAATCGTTGCATCCTCGAGTCGAAGCGTTCCTCCGATGTGTCTGCAGTGACCCGCGCGGTGACGAACGACCCGACTTTCCAGGGCACTCCGACAGTGAAGATCAACGGCGACACATACACGCCGACCACACCAACCGCCCTGAAGTCGGCCATCGACCAGGCCAAGCGCAATTGA
- a CDS encoding thioredoxin domain-containing protein: MTQNRPKIVDPREAERRRSLMFKIGAAVVLIAIAAGVAIWAVVSNQEDDNVSASGTPSVVNQDGAIRITTAPKGSTPKAVLTIVEDFQCPACNSFEQNFGSTVNELAKNPNVAIDYKPIIFLDRGRDTNYSANTANASMCVAEATGKNGDMASWKKFHDLLFANQSEEGGPGPSADSLKSWAKDAGAGGAGQCIDDNRFGAWLNARSTEILKDPGFKGTPWVRLNGTTVELSTPDALSAAVLAAAK; encoded by the coding sequence GTGACCCAGAATCGCCCCAAGATCGTCGATCCCCGTGAGGCCGAACGACGTCGTTCACTGATGTTCAAGATCGGCGCAGCCGTAGTCCTGATCGCCATCGCCGCGGGTGTCGCCATCTGGGCGGTTGTGAGCAACCAGGAAGACGACAACGTCAGCGCATCCGGGACCCCGTCAGTCGTGAACCAGGACGGCGCGATCCGCATCACCACCGCGCCGAAGGGCTCCACCCCCAAGGCAGTCTTGACCATCGTCGAGGACTTCCAGTGCCCCGCCTGCAACTCATTCGAGCAGAATTTCGGCTCCACGGTGAACGAGCTCGCGAAGAATCCGAACGTCGCGATCGACTATAAGCCGATCATCTTCCTCGACCGTGGACGCGATACGAACTACTCGGCGAACACCGCGAACGCCTCCATGTGTGTCGCTGAAGCCACGGGCAAGAACGGCGACATGGCGTCCTGGAAGAAGTTCCACGACCTCCTGTTCGCGAACCAGTCCGAAGAGGGCGGCCCGGGACCGAGCGCAGACTCGCTGAAGAGCTGGGCTAAGGACGCGGGTGCGGGCGGCGCGGGTCAGTGCATCGATGACAACCGGTTCGGCGCATGGCTGAACGCTCGCAGCACCGAGATCCTGAAGGACCCGGGCTTCAAGGGCACGCCGTGGGTGCGACTCAACGGCACCACCGTCGAGCTCTCGACGCCGGACGCGCTGTCGGCAGCTGTCCTCGCCGCAGCCAAGTAG
- a CDS encoding vitamin K epoxide reductase family protein has product MTDQEAAAAPEPSTTDVAPAEDHNNTASLTERRSVSTVAAWALLVLGVLGLAAAAMLTIERIELLINPQADLSCNFNPIISCGSVMETAQARFFGFPNPILGLPAFAVIITTAVLSIGRVKLPRWYWIGQTIGASLGWIFVHYLIFQSAFRIGALCPYCMVVWTIVPIIWAISLSRSLPDSTLGRSVREWLVVLLPVWYVGVLCVIGVKFWDYWSTLF; this is encoded by the coding sequence ATGACTGATCAGGAGGCGGCCGCCGCCCCGGAGCCGAGCACAACGGACGTCGCGCCGGCCGAGGACCACAACAACACTGCTTCGCTCACCGAGCGGCGGTCGGTGTCGACCGTCGCCGCGTGGGCCCTGTTGGTCCTGGGAGTCCTCGGACTCGCCGCGGCCGCGATGCTGACGATCGAACGCATCGAACTGCTGATCAACCCGCAGGCCGATCTTTCCTGCAACTTCAACCCGATCATCTCCTGCGGATCGGTGATGGAGACCGCTCAGGCGCGATTCTTCGGGTTCCCCAACCCGATCCTCGGTCTGCCCGCGTTCGCCGTCATCATCACCACCGCGGTCCTGTCGATCGGCCGAGTGAAGCTGCCGCGCTGGTACTGGATCGGTCAGACGATCGGTGCGTCGCTCGGATGGATCTTCGTCCACTACCTGATCTTCCAGAGCGCCTTCCGCATCGGCGCGCTGTGCCCGTACTGCATGGTGGTCTGGACGATCGTCCCGATCATCTGGGCGATCAGCCTGTCGCGTTCACTTCCGGACTCCACACTCGGACGTTCGGTCCGTGAATGGCTCGTCGTGCTGTTGCCTGTCTGGTACGTCGGTGTCCTGTGTGTCATCGGCGTCAAGTTCTGGGACTACTGGAGCACGCTCTTCTGA